The Lathyrus oleraceus cultivar Zhongwan6 chromosome 5, CAAS_Psat_ZW6_1.0, whole genome shotgun sequence genome includes the window ATATTTGATCATACCTCGATATTTGCTTTCTTTAACTGGCTTTCCTCCCTCGTCCTTGTCCAAGCTACATGAAGTGCTTATCAGAGTTGATATTTGACTTGGCTTTATCCATGTTAAACCTTTTGAGTAACTCTTTATAAAACTTGCCTTTATTGATAAATGTGCCTTCCTTGGATTGATGATTTTTTAAGCTTGGGAAGTATCGAAGCTCCCTCATCGTTGACATCTCAAATTTATTTTGCACCATCTTAGAAAAATATTACATAAGAGTTTATTATTATCACCAAAAATAATGTAATCAACATAAATTTGAATTGATAAAATATCATGCTCTAATTTCTTGGTGAAAAGAGTTTTATCAACCTTCCCCCTTTGAAAATTGTTTTCAAGTGCAAAAATTCATAAACAATCATATCAAGCTTTAAGGGCTTGTTTCAGACCGTAAAGAACATTTTTCTGTTTGAAAACATGATTTAGAAAAGTAGAATTTATAAATTCGGGAGGTTGATCAACATAAATTTTCTCTTGGATCTAACCGTTCAAAAATATACTTTTTACATCGATTTGgaagagtttaaaatttatgATGCATGAGAAATTTACAAACATCCTTATGGCGTCTAATCGAGTTACAAAGGCATATGTTTCATCAAAATCTATGTCTTAATGTTGATTGCATCCTTTCGAAATGAGTCTTACTTTATTTCTTAAAACATTTTCATCCTCATCAAGCTTGTAGCGAAAGATCCATCGGGTTCCAATCACTTGATTAGCTCAAGTTTGGGAACAAGATCTAAAATGTTGCTTCTCTCAAATTGATTTAACTTTTCTTGCATAGAAAGAGACAAATGTTCATCGATGAGAGCTTCATCAATTTCCTACATATAAATTTATGAAACAAAAGTCATAAATTTACATACCTTGTTAAGAGAATGTTAAGTTGTAACTCCCAATAAAATTATGGGTTGGATGGTTTTTGGAAGTTCTCTATTCTTTCGGAAGATCCTGACGTTCTACATTTTATTTTTCATCTTGAACGTCTTCAATTTGACTTTATTCTCTCTCTCTTGATTTATTTCTTGAtcttcatttttctttttatcttCAAGAAACATTTCTCCTAGATACTTGCATAATCAACAACCTCATTCTATACATACTTGGGGTTTGACTCATCAAAGGTAATATGAACTGATTTTTATATTGCCAGGGTTCTTTTATTAAAAATTATGAAGGGTTTACCATAAGTGGAATAACCTACGAATATGCATTTCATCAACTTTTGCACCAAGTTTCCCAAGATTTTCCTTCCTGTTGTTAAGTACAGAGCATTTGCATTCGAAGACATGTAACTTAGAAATATTTGATTGTCTTGCTTTGTATAAATCATAGGATGCTAATTTATAATTAGTATTATCAATACATGATTCATCGTATAGAAAACAGTGCTCACTACATCAACTCATAAGTATTTAGGAAGATGTGTCGCATTGAGCATCACCCTTTCTAGCTATTCAAGAGATTTATTTTTCTTCTCTATTACCTTACTTTGTTGAGGAAGTTCGTTGAGTGGAAAATGTGTGTTGAATACCATTCtcatttttaaaaaattgaattcCTCATTTTTTTAATTCTCCACCATGGTCACTTTGGATTGATGTAATGCTTTATCTTTTTTTGGATAATCTTGGATAGTTTCTGGAAGGAAGCAAATGTGCCTCGTTTCTAAGATTAAAAAAATGTCTACAATTAGAGAAAGTAGTCATCCATAAATACAAGGAATATAAATTTCCACCAAAACTTTTGGTTCGGATAGGCCAAAAAGATTCATGTGGAAAAGTTGTAAGGGCCGATTTGTGACATAATATTTTTCGCTTTAAAAGAAACTCTTACTTTTTTACACTTTTGGCATGCATCACATAATCGATTATTTTCAAAACGTAATTTTGGCAGACCAATTACTAAGTTCTAACGGATCAACTTGTTTAAGTGGTCCATGTGAATGAGTTATTCTCCTATGCCATAGCCATGATTTACCTTCGATACTAAAAAAATTGGCATCATTTGAAGGATTTTTGTTTAAATTCACAGTGTAGGTATTTTAACTTTTTAAACTAGTAAAGATGATTTGATTTGACGACCACGCAACCAGAAGAACCAAATGTTACATTATTACCTTTGTCCCATATTATGATTTAAACCATCAATTAAAAGAACCTCCCCGGTCATTGGATTAGGGAACTTACCAACGATACTAATTCCAATAATATTTCCTTTGTTATTGTCACCATAGGAGACAAAACCTCCCTTTTTAGGAGTAAAACAAGAGAAAAATTATTTATCTCCAGTAATTTGCTTTGAACAACAGTTATCACAATACCACTAAGTGTTCAATATTGTAAAGCATTCCTGCATCAGAAACTTAGATCGTAACTTTAGGTACCTAAATTATTTTGGATCCTCAAATGTTAGTTTGATTAATATTTTCACATGATTTCTTTTGATAGTCATAATTAGAAGAGTTGATAAGTAAGCATGTTTCTCATTTTTAAATCTTGATCCTCTTTATAAAAAAGTGAAGGAGGATAACTATGTTTACTTTCATGGTTCTTTTTAATAAACAAAATAATGTAATATGATCATTTTTAATACAATAATTGCATTTGAGGATTTTATATTTATGGGTTTGATGAGCATGACATATTTTCTCAAAGTTCTTAATATTATTCTTAAGTATATGTCAGTCTTATTATATGATGCTCTTTGATTTTCAAGAAGGATATTCAAGTTATCTCTTCCCTTAGTGAATTTATCAAGTATTTTGTAAGTCCTTGTTTTCACTTTTCAAAACATCACATTGATCGCACTTGATAGATTCATCTAATACTTCGTAGAAAGGGAAGAGATTTGAGTTAAAACATTTTGTCTTTCTTTAAGATTATATATTTCTTTCAGgggattttatttttaaatgtgAGGAAAGAAATAATGTTTCTAGGAGTGGAGACAAGATGTTTTAACTTAGTTGTTTTGTACTTAACTTTTTGCAACGAAGTAAGTCATGATAAGAGAAATAGAAAGCTACATCATTTTCTTTTGCAACGAAGTAAGTCATGATAAGAGAAATAGAAAGCTACATCATTTTCTTCATGGTCTACCATGAGACATATGTTAGCTTCATCGTCATATGAGGAATCCATATCATTATCATCCAAGACAATGTAAGTTTTCTTATCTTCTTTTTTAGGTTTCTTAAACTTTCTCTAATTCTTGTTTTTATTTGGATTCTGAGGGAAATTTGCAAGTTTTTTCAGCTCATCATCATCTGCAAGTTTTTTCAGTTCCATCTCATATTTCTACAATTCACCTAAAAGAGTAGCCAAGTCTATGGATGACAAATCCCTAGATTCTAAAATTGCAGTGGCTTTGAGTTTCCAATTACAGTTTAATCATCTAAGAAAATTTACAACAAAATCttcattttgaaaaaaaaaatcaagatttCTCATGTGATTTATAACGTGGATAAAACGTTTATCCATATCATAAATATTTTCTTCAGGTTTCATTATGAAGAGTTCATATTCATGAGTTAATGTGTTCGTCTTTTTCCTTTTTACCTCGGTTGTACCTTCATTAGTAATTGAAAGGGTGTAGAACATTTCTTTTGCAGTCTCGCAGTGAGAAACATTAAAAAACTCATCAATACTAAGAACGGTAGTGATGATAGTCTTAACTTTCAAATTGTGTTGTACTTTTTCTCTTTCTTCGTGAGTCCAATCATCTTCTTGTTTGTTTACCACAACATCATTAATTTGATGTGTGGGAACAAAAGGACCGTTCTTTACAAAGATTATCATTTGCCATTTCCGTAAAGCATACCCTTCTCCATTAAAGGATGGAAGTTTATTTAATTGTTTGAAGTTATTCCTTCTTCTTGGGACTATTAGTCTTAAAACAAGAGTTACGCTCTAATGTCAATTGTTGAACAAGTGACTCCAAACATAAGAGGAGGGGTGAATTGTGTTGATTAGAAATCAATATTATTTTGAAGTttatttcttaaaaatagttTATGTTAGTTCAACAAGATAAAACAtaagagaagaagaagaaaatgaagagTAAAGTGTTTTGAGTGATAGACCATGATATATTATACTATTTAACTTTCTAATAAGAAAGAAATATTTCTAAGAACATGTCACGCCTACTTTTATATGTGATAAAATGCTCATCTTTTTTTCTAAACTATGTAATTCTTCTAGTAAGATCAAAACCACTTATTATGCTTCCAAAATGTCCATTTAGATCTCCTTCAAGAAAAATATTCTCTCCTTAAGGGTATATCATGAAATATGTCTTCtaaattctctcaaaatttcaCTCTGGTATTCTCCTAACCCAACCTGAGTTGCGTAAGCACTAATAACTAAAAGTCTTGTTTCCGTACAAATTGGAGGGCTATGATTCAATCCCCCACTCTTTTCACTTCCACAATATACTTCTTCCACTCATTGTCTACAATAATTCTCACCCCATTTCTCGATCTAACTTTGTCGGTGTATCAAAGCTTAAATTCCAAGTTGTCTAATTATTTGGTTTTTTCACCCATCCACTTAGTCTCTAGTAGCCACATGAAAGTGATCTTCTTCAGTTTATGATAATACTCGTCCCATTTCTAGTAGGCACATGAAATTGATCTTCTTCCTAACTATAGTGTCtattattttcataaatttcccgGTAAACGTGTCTATATTCCAAGTTCAAAAACAATTCATACTCTCATAAATTAACTTCTTTACCTACACTCATTTTCAAAAATGTAAAAACTCTTGATTATTTTTTACTGCATCCAAGTGGCGACCTAGCATTCACATTATTACGTAATTGATTCATGTCATAAAAATTCAACAAAATTTTATATTGGTTGTCGATTTAGAACCGGATATGATTGTATATAATTTCATCTTCACACAAATTTATCAAAACAAGTGAAAGTGAACTTGTATCCCAAAATCTCATATACAAACCCCAAAATCCCAGATACAAGCCTAGTTGTAGATAGAGAAATGTGGTTAAAAATGAAGCCATTTACCTAACCGGTGTATACCTAATAAAACATATCTAAATTTTATATATGGAAAATGCATTTCAAAGAGGGCAAAGCAATTCCCACTATGGCAGGGATATCAAGGTTTTCTTATTCCATTTGAGTCATACATTTTCAGTTGGCCTAAACAACTATCTACATTTTCTATATTAAAGAACTGTCTCCAGGATGTGAAGATTCCTCAAGTACAGCTGTCATATAAAGGTTTTGCATGTATTGTAATAATAATGACAACGCAGCAAAAGTAATTTAATTCATGCATTCAATTGCATGGGACTTCAAGTCTTCCACAGAAAAAATTGTTTAAAGACTAAAAGGACAAGCCCAGAAGTGAAGAGAGTCGTGGGATAAACATTAAGGTAGGTCCTAATGTGTTATAGCAACAGACAACAACAAGACTGCAATTTTGGCAATTCATAGACCATATGCACATGCTCAAGAACAAAAGCACATGGCAATAGCAGGCAATTATGTCACCATCCACCAAATATACATTGAGGAAAATCCCATGGCAGCATACACTTGCACTAATGTAATCATATACTATTGAGGCAAAGCCAAAGATAGCACTTTTTTTATTAGTATGATATAGACATCAATGAAATGTAAACCATGATAAAAAAAAGTTACCAAGAAAGCAACACCTAATATAGCAAGTCCTCTCTGTTGTTACCTGTGCATGGACATCAGATATAGGGACGCAAATTCGAACCCGCGACATCTCACTTGTTCATTTTTAAAAAAGTGAATTACATGGCTACTTGACCAAAAAAAATAGCAAATTAACAGGATTAGTCACACATGGTTCGGTCAAACACTTGAAAGTAGGATGAGCAACCTATCAATGGTTTTTATTTTAATCCTGGAAATTTCACTAACATGTTACCTACCCTTGTAAGAGAATTTATGATTTTGTTGAAGGCATGTCTATTCACCATGTGCGTTGAAAATCCATCTTATCCTATTCTGTTCTAGCAGCATGTTAGATATACCTGAAGATAATGTTGGAAAGCTATATAGAAAATAGCATTCCATTGATATTCAATTGCACAAGTAAAAAACAGCATATCAAAATCATTTGTGCAGTTAATTAACACTATGAACAACACTACAATGCAAAGTGATGTACTTTATGATGCTCCTAAACATAAACACAAAATCCAATTAAATCATTTGACAAATAAGCATCAATTATTAGTAATTTACAAGAAGAAAAAGGGAAAAATGATAAAGAAGATAAAAAAACTGAACACACCTATCATATCATACATACAGATTCAATGAAAAATCATCAGATGTTCTTGTTATTGCTCTTGTTCCTGTACCATGATTTAGCATAATATGGGTCTGATCTTTTAGGGTCTTGCAAAAACTCCCCAAATCTTACCACGACCAAGTCCATCCGACAATTTCTTTGAACCCGGAACATCCAATTCAACAAGCTTCTGCGTATATACACTAGCACCAGCAGCCACCATTTGTTTCCTACAAGTCTTAGAATGCAAGAGCGAAACCAGAATAGAAACAGGGTATTTCTTGTCTAAATTAACCAAAGAAGGGTTCAATAGATGAACTGCACTAACTATTCCCCTCTCATCCTTCCGAAAAACCCTTCTATTAAAAGGGTGTTGCAATAACACCGACAACGCCATTGCAGCAGATTCTTTCTCCTCCGCGCCTTTCCCATCTAACATCTTAATCAAAAAAGGAACACACCCACATTCCCCCATTTCCTTTCTGGTTTTGTTTCCACCATTCAAACCCATAGCATAAACAGCTTTTGCAGCTGCTATCCTCACAGTCAAAACTTCACAATTCAACACTCCCATCACCCTCCCAATAAACCCTTCTGCAACAAGAACCTCGCCAATCGGACCCGTCATAGCTAAATACCTCAACATTTCAACGGCAACTTCAAGACTCTGAATCATTGGAGCCGAATCCCAGAAATTCTTCAAACACTCAACTCCACCTTCCTTATAAACCAAAACCCTCATACCCTCATCCTCCGAAATCAAATTCGCCACGCAACCAATCGCATTTTCTTGAGCCAATATCGTTCCAGAAGAAGCCAACCCTAACAAAACAACAATAGCATTCTCCTCCGCAAAATTCTCTCTAATTTCATTAAATTTCGCCAGATTCCTCAAAACCGCCGCCGCAGAAGCTTGTGAACCAGGTGTACCACCTTGACAAATCCCTAACAGAGACGAGATTCCACCTCTAGATCCAATAGCTCTGGCGTTATCCCTAGTAAAACTCAATGCCTGAAGCGCGATACAAGCTTTCTCTATAGCTAAACCACTTCCAGAATCTAAAACCCTAAGCAAGTGATTCAACAGCATCAATCCCTCTGCTAGTAGATTATTCTTCCCACTGTCCACTGTAGAGACTCTCGAAATTGCGGCGACGGTTTTCTCCTTCATATCAGAGGAAGAATCGAGTAAACGAACGAGCACCGGAACTACACCCTGCGCCACCGCTATAGTGACATTTTTATCGTCTTCGTGGAGTAATGAAAGAAGCGAGTCAATCGCGGCGGCTCTTGAATCGGGCGACCCGATTTGCAACCGTGCGATGAGATTTCTAGAAAGAGATCGAACGGCTTCTCGTTTGGAAAAGGCGGGAGTTTCGAGGAGGAGGCCGCTACGGAAGAGGACATCGCAGTCGTTGAGGTGGCGGTGGAGAGTGGCGATGAGTGAGTCGAGGTGGCTTTGCGTTTGGAGTTTTCCGAGAGGTAAATCGGGGGAGGTAGATTGGCAGTGGTGAGCGAGTGAAACGGCGTCGTGTAGGGTTTGGGAGATGGAGTGGAGGAGGTGGAgggagagagggttagaggttgAGGAAGTGGAGTACTCGGTGGAGAAATCGGTGAGGTGAGTTTGGAGTGAGGTGAGTTTGACTCGGGCGATTGACCACTTGCTTTTTAAGTGATGGACTGTGGGGATTTCTTGTTGGAGAAGTGAATGGGTGAGGTTGAGGCAAATGGTTATTGGGTCTGATTCTGTTGATTCCTTCATGTTTTTTTCTCTGCTTCAATTGTTGAGAAGAGAAAAAAAAAATGAACTAGTGTGGTGTGTTTGTTTAGTGTTGAGTAGAGGAACCAACGGTTTGAGTAGGTTGTTGAATGCAGGAGTTAGGAGGATGAGAGATTGCGATTGGAGGAGAGAGAAAGAGTGTAGAGTGAGAACCGACCCAGCTTTGCTGACAGCAATAACCAATAAGGGAAACCACGCAACACGATGCAGCGATTTGGAGCGTGGAACACACGCGCGTTTGGGACTGCATTCCCGCTGGCTAGCGCCACTCTTCTTTCTCGGTTTCTCCTTACCGCCAAGTCGGACATTTATGTGGTCAACGGCGGATATTTAGCGTGGTACTATTACTAAAGGAGTTCTTAAATACAGTAGCTAAATCTTCTTTGAGTAAATTATAGAAAATATTGGATTAAATTTGTTGATACTAGAATTGTTTTATATATTTGTCCAATGGAAGATAACTGAATAATATTTTTATAGGAATATTTATTACTAATTgaattaaatatttaatataatTGAATATATATTAAAAATTCATCAACATTGTATATCACATTAATAACCATATTGATGTTAAGCTAGTAAGAGTCTCACATGATCTTATAAGTGAAAAGTGTGAATGAATCTCTTAGTTCTTCTCTTTTTTTATAGTAATCTTGAACTTTTTTTTTGGAAGGTTGAATTAGTGATTGACTAGGTCCTTAATGATGATTTTCGAAGTCGGTTTTAATGTGAGAGATCCTCGTATATGATGCCCATAATTTGTCATAAATGTGTATCTCAATTAACTGAGTCGAACATTGACCTATATAAAAATCGGGTGAATACCTCTTATTTGACCCACTAACATGCATATGTTGTTTCACGCCACTCGACGGGCTTGCGCTCTATACCTACTATCACACCATTCAGGTGGGCTTAGTTACAAGGTTCGGCCCCGTTTTCAAAAAAAGGGTGGGATATATTCCTAAATAAATGTCTATAATGTAGGAAACTCGAAATGTACACATTCACCTAAGTATAAGGCAAGATGTTTTAGGCAAAGGTCATGTTCCTATAGTTAGGAAACCCAAAATGTATAGTGCCCCTCAAGCGTGGAGCTTATAGGGGCAAGATGCTTTAGGAAAAGGTCTTAGTCTTATCAATAGGAAACTCAAAATGTACACAGTAGCCCAAGCATGAGGCTCATAAGGGCGAGATATTTTCGCCAAAGGTCCTGGTCCTATCTCTAGGAAACCTGGAACACCCTGTATTATCTTGCGGTAGGATATTATTGTTTCATTAACCGAAACTTTCTCATTTGGGAGTATGTGACGAGGTTCTCTCTCCGCTCTCCTTGTGGGCGAGAATGTTATGAATATTCAACGTGGAGCTCTTATTAAGCTTAGTCTTGTCATTGTCCATGTCCATATTCGGCCTTTTATCTTTTTCTCTTCCTTAGAGGAATATGCGTTTAAGATTTAACGATTAAGTTCCTTATGAGTCACATAAAGTCTATTGTCATAATTGCCCTTATTCCTCTAATCTATTTGGCCTTTAGTGTGGCCTCTCTTTTTACATATCATTTGTCTCTATAAAAAGTCTTTAACGTCTCTCATCTTTTCACATTCTCAAATCAAACCTCGAGTCACATCTTTCCCCTTCTTCTTTCAAGACTCATTTTTCTTAGAGTCTATTTTTCCCGACTTCGAAGTCATCGTGTGTTTCCTTAAAAATAGGTTTACCCTTCACGCCTCATTCCTTTTCTTCAGCACACCGTTAGGTAATAACTTAACCTTTTCTCCCTTTTTCTGATGGTGTTTATTTGGAAGTGCGATGAGTTTGGGAATGTCGTAGATCCTTAAACTATTTTGGAAAGAAATGAGCTATGGatgtggatctatgtgcttgtAGGTATAACTACTGCAACAATTTATTGACCTATTgggttttgatgatgacaacatTGTAAGGTGAAGTGTTCATCTAATTTAATGATCAAGTTGGGATGCTTGGAGATCAAATGTCAAATTATATCTCTATTGGGCAACACCTAATGTCAAATGGCGTTCAATAGAATGCCTAATGATCTAAGTGTTTATGCTGAGAAATGGCAAACAATCATTGGTCTTCAAATGTATGagttacttgcaggatcaactAGTGAATCCTAGGACATAGTGCTTAAGAACCTATTTATTGTTAATTTCTTTGTATCTTAAGGTTACTGGTTTCGACTAGGTCAAAGGGAATGTGTGAAACTGATACTATGATGAGTATCTCGACTTCTTGCAAGAAAGTATAAATAAGGAATAATAATGTTGAATGTACTTGAATAAAAGTAAAGGTTGGAAAAGAGATGAATATGAAGAAAGCAATGTAAATTGAATAATTTAGAAAACTTTATATTGAAGAATAAGTATGGTGTTTCATCTGCACTTACATTCTCTCAGTCATTCGCTCATTTCTCTTAACGCTGATACTTTGAGTTTTCAGTGAGATTTTTGTAATATAATGAACACCCTTAATTCAACCTAATAAACTATTATATATACAAGCGTACAATAACTACCCCTTAACGTTTCTTTCTCCCTAGTTTTCCACGTGCAGTTCTGCATGCAATTTTCCTTCCAACTTCCTCCACGTGTCCTTTTGAGATAAGAACCCAAGCAGTTATCAAGATTTGAATGTGACCTACTCGCGCCCAAACAACTGTTTCTTCAACCAACCTTACTTGAGACACAACGCCTGCCTGGTCAAAGCAATTGGTGTCGAATTACTTCTTTTAACAACCAAAATTTCTCTAAGTCCTAGAGTGAGATCGAACCATAACTCTTCCAAGACTTTCCCTTGTTTGTTGGGCCTTCCTCATTGGTCAAAAATCCCAGCTAACAAATTTCCCCCAAAAAAGGCCTCCTTCGACATTTTTATTAGAGATAGGGGCATTTTTTACTTAACTGTTCACCTAGTGGGATGACATCATCTCATCATGACGTTTCTTTTCAACTATCCCCtcgagaccatgctttttcccaCTTCTCATTATCATGACGCCCGATAAATAGGATAGGGTTAACTATATGCAGTAACCTGCCAATTGTCGCTCCCACTTCGGTGACATGTCACCCCACTCTCCTGTACAGCTCAGCAAAGGAAACTGATGGgttttttttctcattttcccCTATAAATAGGTCATCTTCAACCCTTCAAACACTTTTCCCCCATTTTCTCCTCACACCTACAACTGTGAAGAAAATCTTCATATAACTTTCTTCAAACTTTTTTTTACTAAAAACTTGGATTCTTGCAATGGAACCCTCCAACAAAAATGCTCCAGCAAAAGAACCTGTTCCTCAAGCTTATGCATTGGACCATGTCATTGCGGTTGGAAATCAGGAATACATACCGGAAGCTCCTAATCTTGAAGAAAAACTCAGGATCTTCAAGTCCCATGTACTTGTCCTTTTTACTCTCTCTGGTAATGAACACGCTTTGATGGGTCTCATGCTTGAACCTAAAGAGGAGCTTTCTAAATGCAAAGAATTATTTCCCTTATATCATATGACTAAGCATGTGATAAGCATTAAGAAACAACTAGATTTAGAGTACCAAACTAATGACTTGCGAGTTTTCCGCTCCgtatgtcacaacatcataaaggaagacaacagaaaggggAACACCAAAAATGGAGAAGAAATGGGAAACAGCCTGAGTGCAAttacactggtggcaaacctaagtgcagccatattgGTAGCAAACCTGGACAAGATAGAAATCCAGATGGGTAACACTTGGAAAGAAATGGGTATCTTTGACCTGATTTAATTGTCGAGAGCTGGCCTAACATATTGCCAGAATATGCTTGTCATTTACTACTGGAAGAGTACGACCAACATTTTTCAACTTCCATGTGGAATGTTGACCCCCACGCTTTTCGACGTAGCAGCCATAACAGGCCTTTGCCCGGATGGGGATGACTTCGACCCTACTGACCTTGACAAGGACACCATTGACTTTGACGATAATCATGTTGGTT containing:
- the LOC127078408 gene encoding vacuolar protein 8, with protein sequence MKESTESDPITICLNLTHSLLQQEIPTVHHLKSKWSIARVKLTSLQTHLTDFSTEYSTSSTSNPLSLHLLHSISQTLHDAVSLAHHCQSTSPDLPLGKLQTQSHLDSLIATLHRHLNDCDVLFRSGLLLETPAFSKREAVRSLSRNLIARLQIGSPDSRAAAIDSLLSLLHEDDKNVTIAVAQGVVPVLVRLLDSSSDMKEKTVAAISRVSTVDSGKNNLLAEGLMLLNHLLRVLDSGSGLAIEKACIALQALSFTRDNARAIGSRGGISSLLGICQGGTPGSQASAAAVLRNLAKFNEIRENFAEENAIVVLLGLASSGTILAQENAIGCVANLISEDEGMRVLVYKEGGVECLKNFWDSAPMIQSLEVAVEMLRYLAMTGPIGEVLVAEGFIGRVMGVLNCEVLTVRIAAAKAVYAMGLNGGNKTRKEMGECGCVPFLIKMLDGKGAEEKESAAMALSVLLQHPFNRRVFRKDERGIVSAVHLLNPSLVNLDKKYPVSILVSLLHSKTCRKQMVAAGASVYTQKLVELDVPGSKKLSDGLGRGKIWGVFARP